cTCATGGTGGTGCTAGAGGAAAAGTTGGGGGTTCCTCAGATTCACTGTGATTTAACCTAAAACATGCacatattcatatttgactGATTAATGGTTTGAGTTATTAATTTAGTGAAAAGGGCGAACAAGGTATAAATCTTAGGAATTTAAGATATTCccagaaaaacaggattttgaCATTTGTCCCTATTTCTATGAAATGTTATAAACTAAAAAAAGTCATTGAATACATTCTCAAGCTGCCCTCCCTTGCCACACTTACTCTGAGAGGGTTCTCGTTGAGATACGGAGGCTCTCCCTCCACCATCTCTATGGCCATAATCCCCAAAGACCAAATGTCCACTTTAGGTCCGTACGCTTTCCTGGTCACCACCTCTGGCGCCATCCAGTATGGAGTCCCCACCATGGTGCTGCGTTTGCTCTGCTCCGGAGTGATCTGGGCGCAGAAGCCGAAGTCAGCTGCAAAGAGAGGacaggggggggaaaaaagggttGATATCATTTTACTGACAGTCCAAACCACACGTAAAATGAAAACAGCGTGATATTCAGTCAGCTAtgtgtctgtgggtttgtgCATGTCGGCGTGTGCGCTGTCTCTCACTGAGTTTGACTGATCCGTCCATTCCCAGCAGCACGTTGTCACTCTTGATGTCTCTGTGGATGACCTGGTTGGCGTGAAGAAACTCAAGCGCCTGGATGACCtgcgagagagggaggtgaaTATTCTTTACAGTTAATGCACTGTTACATAAGCATTACAGAAAAGTTTTAATCTGACTTTTAATAATTTGACTTTTGGTAATATGGAAAAAATAATCATTCAAAGGAAACATGATGCTTCTTCAATGTTTCCTCTACTACGTTATATCGTTTTTCTGctatgtaaaagttctgcaaagttcaAAAGCTGAAACACCTCGTCAGTAGTTCGACCCTTTTTCTTGATTTATGTTGTCTGAAAGTTTTTCACCGATATCTTCTGTAAGCTAGGTGGTCTCGGAAGAATCGTACCTCTCTGCAGACAGCGGCGATCTGAGCCTCGTCCATGCACGTCTCCGTCACAACATCGGTTAGCGAGCCACCAGCCAGGTACTCCATCACCACGAAAAGCTCGTCCCCCACCAGGAAACTGAAAAAGCACACAAACTCAATCAGACTCACACTCAGAACACGTTATCGTACATGTCTGCGCAGAACGTGTGAGGTCAGCGTCACCTATCTACGAAATTGACAATGTTGGggttcttcatctccttcatgaCCAGGATCTCGTTGATAATTAGCTCTTTCTTCGGCTGCTTCTGCAAGTTGATCTGTTTGATGGCCACCTGCGAAACAGAGCATCCTGTAAATGTGGTGCCACAGGTACACAGCACACAACCAGGTAATTACATCACATATTTGCAATGCTACCTGCTTATACTGTTAATTTAATCCCTAACTCTCTGTTATAGGACAGTCAAATTCAGGAGATACAAAATTATGCTGGGGAAAAAACATTGATGAATAGATTGTTAGACTtgttttttatagatttatttgCAGGAGGGAAACGCTCTGATAAGAGATGAACTCTTCAAAATTATGTCTTGTAATTCTCGCCAAAATCTGTCCCCCTCTCCCTGGAACATTTTTGAAGGGGGCCAaggatttctgtttgtttgtatcagTGCAGGCATTAAGAAAATCTCAGAAAGGCTCCCAGGCAACTGTCACACTGTAGTCTGACCATAGAATGCTGCTTTTACAGGAGTATAGTCGGTTCTGCTCTTCACCTACAGCGATTCCTTCCAGTATCTCATACTGCAAACATGGCAGCTAACACTTCAgctgtgtgtggtttatttagAAAAGTGTGAACTAAGCAGTGTGCAAAAtctgttaaataaaaacaggattgGCAACCACTTTCACAGACACAGGATTGAGTGACCTTACCTCTTGTCCTGTGGCAACATCGATGGCTGTGTAAACTGTGCCCGACGCCCTGAAAGTCGGAAAAACAGTGAGAGgtgaaataaaacatctttccttcttttcttttcatcctgCATCCTACAAAACTGTGACTCACCCCTGGCCGATCTTCTCATAGCGAGTGTATTTCTTCTTAGGATCTCCGATACTGACGATGGTTCCTAAGAGTCCCAAAGAAAACTGTTAAGTCAGCTCTACTTGAGCATGAAATAGATGTGGCTCTACCTTGAATTCATACTTAGTTTCTCCATGATCTCCTCATCAGTCATTTTGCCTCCcttatttttcttcctgtcaGCCTTGGAGTCACCCTCCGGAGCTGGGATTGGATCTATCACCGACTTCGTGTACACCTGTCACAGCACAGCAAGAGAACATTCAGGAACACTGACCTTTGATGACCTCTCTTAGATTTGTGTGTGGCTGAATATAAATACGGTAATAAACTAAAATTCACTCTGGGTCACAAAATAAATGCCTGACATAAAATATTACTGGGAGGCTTTTATATTTTCAACTTTTCTAAATATCTATCTGGTAATTCCAGAAATGTCTTTCAGAGCATATATGTAAAATGTATCACACTTGATGTAATTTGGACTTTcaatatgtttaaatattattaCACTGTGAATAATCAGGCAACTAGAGGCAGTGGCCAGGAATCATCAACCTAACTGACGCAGACAATCACGACAACAGCGTGTCTGAGACAACTGGCTCATTTACGACAACTACAGATGCAGTTTGGGTTTTAACGAACTGAATCGAGCTTCGCCAATCTTTGAATAATAATCTTTTAGCTGTAGTGTGGCCTCAAGGTTCAGCGGACTGagttactgcaggtcacttttacaatttcagaaagaaagctgcaacctgCATCCCCAAAGCCCCTTTCCTTTCCCCAGACAGGCAAGTTTACACTACTTGTATAAAATAACAATCTTTTCAAACGTTTCTGGAAGTCGCATCTTTTCGTCCCGACTCACTGATTTTGTGTGTTCTGGTCGTGGGGCCACAATTGGCGGTGGCGTATCGTCGTCGTCGTCATCGTCGCCGCCCTTGCCGGACTGGGAGGTCGCTGTACCCTGCTTGCCCGCCTGCAACAGCAAACACACgtagagaaaagagagaatgaaatTGACTGAATGCATTCAAGGTAATGGATGAAGAGCAAGAGCAGGAAATGGAGGTACTCACCGACTGTGAGTCTTTATCTGcaaaagacaaaatgaaacagGAGAAAGTGTCAGGACAGAGAAGCGAGTCTGCACAGTTACAACCCTGGAATTTTATTTCCCTGCTtagcaaaaaaagagaaactgacCCGAGGCGGAAAAACTGAGGTATTTCTGTTTTCCACTGGTGGAGTCGTAGAACTTGAGGATGTCGAGGACAGCCTGAGGATTTTGTTTCTGCTCTGATTTACTGATATTTGAGGTCTGAAGGAGACGGGCCCACTGCTCTGGCATGccctgtacaaacacacacacacacacacacaaatgaaaattattattatttaggaaTTATCTATCTAATATCCACACCACATAAACTAGCCCGTACTGGTGCCCCAGTGTGTCATGTGAGATACTTACAGTGAACTCTCCAGTGACAGCATCAAAACCCACATGGATGGTGTGTTCAAAGTCCGATGGGGAGGAGATCTCAGGTCtgtccttgtccttgtccttcTTCCTACCTCCTGCAGGTAAAGGTCAATGtcaaggtatgtgtgtgtgtatagaggtgtgtgtgtgtgtgtttgtgtgtgtacaagtgtgTATCCCTTACCCTTCTCTGAGGCAAACATAGAGATGAT
This Limanda limanda chromosome 12, fLimLim1.1, whole genome shotgun sequence DNA region includes the following protein-coding sequences:
- the LOC133015603 gene encoding serine/threonine-protein kinase PAK 2-like isoform X2 — protein: MSSQGGGAKDPQSTNHSSRPLPSVPEERKSRNKIISMFASEKGGRKKDKDKDRPEISSPSDFEHTIHVGFDAVTGEFTGMPEQWARLLQTSNISKSEQKQNPQAVLDILKFYDSTSGKQKYLSFSASDKDSQSAGKQGTATSQSGKGGDDDDDDDTPPPIVAPRPEHTKSVYTKSVIDPIPAPEGDSKADRKKNKGGKMTDEEIMEKLRTIVSIGDPKKKYTRYEKIGQGASGTVYTAIDVATGQEVAIKQINLQKQPKKELIINEILVMKEMKNPNIVNFVDSFLVGDELFVVMEYLAGGSLTDVVTETCMDEAQIAAVCREVIQALEFLHANQVIHRDIKSDNVLLGMDGSVKLTDFGFCAQITPEQSKRSTMVGTPYWMAPEVVTRKAYGPKVDIWSLGIMAIEMVEGEPPYLNENPLRALYLIATNGTPELQSPEKLSPVFRSFLSRCLEMDVEKRGSGRELLQHPFLKLAKPLSSLTPLILAAKEAMRSNR
- the LOC133015603 gene encoding serine/threonine-protein kinase PAK 2-like isoform X1, whose amino-acid sequence is MCDSGVCEDKPPAPPVRMSSQGGGAKDPQSTNHSSRPLPSVPEERKSRNKIISMFASEKGGRKKDKDKDRPEISSPSDFEHTIHVGFDAVTGEFTGMPEQWARLLQTSNISKSEQKQNPQAVLDILKFYDSTSGKQKYLSFSASDKDSQSAGKQGTATSQSGKGGDDDDDDDTPPPIVAPRPEHTKSVYTKSVIDPIPAPEGDSKADRKKNKGGKMTDEEIMEKLRTIVSIGDPKKKYTRYEKIGQGASGTVYTAIDVATGQEVAIKQINLQKQPKKELIINEILVMKEMKNPNIVNFVDSFLVGDELFVVMEYLAGGSLTDVVTETCMDEAQIAAVCREVIQALEFLHANQVIHRDIKSDNVLLGMDGSVKLTDFGFCAQITPEQSKRSTMVGTPYWMAPEVVTRKAYGPKVDIWSLGIMAIEMVEGEPPYLNENPLRALYLIATNGTPELQSPEKLSPVFRSFLSRCLEMDVEKRGSGRELLQHPFLKLAKPLSSLTPLILAAKEAMRSNR